A single Pristis pectinata isolate sPriPec2 chromosome 22, sPriPec2.1.pri, whole genome shotgun sequence DNA region contains:
- the LOC127581707 gene encoding 5-hydroxytryptamine receptor 1D-like codes for MDHDNYSAVSLEDVITNSPENSTAMHISWNENAQLGLRISLSVVLGIITLATILSNSFVLVTICLTRKLHTPANYLIGSLAVTDLLVAIMVMPISIVYTVIKTWTLGQIMCDIWLSSDITFCTASILHLCVIALDRYWAITDALEYTKRRTPGRAGLMIAVVWVISICISIPPLFWRQSKALDELKECAVNTDQIFYTIYSTFGAFYIPSVLLIILYGRIYLAARSRIQKPPSAFGKRFTTAQLISGSTGSSLCSVGFTSQETLPHSGESPVYLNHVKVKVSDSVLERKRICAARERKATKTLGIILGAFIFCWLPFFVVALVMGTCKEACWFHPVLFDLFTWLGYLNSLINPVIYTAFNEDFKRAFQKLVRFRRC; via the coding sequence ATGGACCACGATAATTACTCCGCAGTTTCCCTTGAAGATGTGATAACCAACTCCCCAGAAAATTCCACTGCAATGCACATCAGCTGGAATGAAAATGCTCAACTGGGGCTGAGGATTTCTCTATCTGTGGTGCTGGGCATCATCACGCTGGCGACTATTCTTTCCAACTCGTTCGTGCTTGTCACCATTTGCCTCACTAGGAAGTTGCACACACCTGCCAACTATCTCATTGGGTCTCTGGCTGTGACAGACCTCCTGGTAGCTATTATGGTGATGCCCATCAGTATTGTGTACACTGTCATCAAGACCTGGACCTTGGGACAGATAATGTGTGATATCTGGCTGTCTTCTGACATCACATTTTGCACTGCATCAATCTTGCACTTGTGCGTAATTGCTTTGGACAGATACTGGGCCATCACTGATGCCTTGGAGTACACCAAACGACGCACGCCTGGCAGGGCGGGCCTGATGATAGCTGTGGTGTGGGTCATCTCCATCTGCATCTCTATACCACCACTGTTTTGGAGGCAATCGAAAGCCCTTGACGAACTCAAAGAGTGTGCGGTCAACACCGACCAGATATTCTACACCATCTACTCCACTTTTGGAGCCTTTTACATCCCCAGCGTGCTGCTAATTATACTGTACGGCAGAATTTACTTGGCTGCCAGGTCAAGGATTCAGAAGCCACCCTCTGCCTTTGGGAAGCGCTTTACCACTGCTCAGCTGATCAGCGGGTCCACTGGATCTTCGCTGTGTTCTGTTGGCTTCACCAGCCAGGAGACCCTCCCTCACTCTGGTGAATCGCCAGTCTACCTGAACCACGTCAAGGTCAAGGTTTCAGACAGCGTGCTGGAGAGGAAAAGAATCTGTGCGGCCAGGGAGAGGAAGGCCACCAAGACCTTGGGGATCATCCTGGGTGCTTTCATTTTCTGCTGGCTCCCGTTCTTTGTAGTGGCCTTGGTAATGGGCACCTGCAAAGAGGCGTGCTGGTTCCACCCAGTCCTCTTTGACCTCTTCACGTGGCTTGGTTACTTGAATTCGCTCATCAACCCAGTCATCTACACAGCTTTCAATGAGGACTTCAAGCGGGCTTTCCAGAAGCTTGTGCGTTTCAGAAGATGCTGA